From Corticium candelabrum chromosome 13, ooCorCand1.1, whole genome shotgun sequence, a single genomic window includes:
- the LOC134189084 gene encoding uncharacterized protein LOC134189084 encodes MAAAADNSSSGRHFNFHWATCNRADKVLRNKQIREMTDMMCALANSGGGVLFLNRKPWEYDRKTVDRLYDEEIQAFEEKLRDAVPPIVPEQYFIRDYVFDKSKKCFRYRQEPANSQSTVIGISVRARSDYTVHIPNHHLHLKVPRDKSVVTANEYELKNVLKREGLPDAYEWIPNPQKLLNRKSPQESRTLQFKGYYKDASDILAGIARELKPYLSAFASFWGGSVVFGVNEDKYEKTTLPGVWIGENLQERTDKRQNIRCAVGRVVSSLWIENPNYQIEEGKDYSVTFLDAEPERDARELVAVSIKSMRSECRGVYELEPRPETCQEVNGSFKSVQMSFEDWSKRVLKTDGDQLKLPSHPPEGCQRTSEARKTLLCSYCNKDERATKVLVLRLEGQRGLPIRAYNRLPGGFILKNIAHDIEKITEVIIVLSCKYYMCQSH; translated from the exons ATGGCAGCAGCTGCAGACAACAG CTCTTCAGGTAGACATTTCAACTTCCATTGGGCAACGTGCAACCGTGCGGACAAAGTTCTTCgaaacaagcaaataagagAAATGACTGACATGATGTGCGCGTTGGCCAACTCAGGTGGAGGAGTTCTTTTCCTAAACCGCAAACCTTGGGAGTACGATAGAAAAACAGTTGACCGCTTATACGACGAAGAGATTCAAGCGTTTGAAGAGAAGCTACGTGACGCTGTGCCTCCCATTGTGCCAGAACAATATTTCATACGGGATTATGTATTCGACAAATCCAAGAAATGTTTCAGATATAGACAAGAACCAGCAAACTCTCAAAGCACAGTCATTGGTATTTCAGTAAGAGCAAGGAGTGACTATACTGTTCACATTCCAAATCACCATTTGCATCTGAAAGTACCGAGAGATAAGTCTGTTGTTACTGCAAATGAGTACGAATTGAAAAATGTCTTAAAAAGAGAAGGTTTGCCGGATGCTTATGAGTGGATTCCGAATCCACAAAAGCTGTTAAATCGAAAATCACCACAAGAAAGTCGTACTCTTCAATTCAAAGGTTATTACAAAGATGCTAGTGACATACTAGCAGGCATTGCTAGAGAACTTAAACCTTATTTGTCGGCATTCGCGTCTTTTTGGGGAGGATCAGTTGTATTTGGCGTTAACGAGGACAAATACGAAAAAACAACACTGCCTGGAGTTTGGATTGGAGAGAACTTACAAGaacgaacggacaaaagacagaATATAAGATGCGCAGTTGGCAGAGTAGTTAGCAGCTTGTGGATCGAAAATCCAAACTATCAGATTGAAGAAGGGAAAGACTATTCCGTTACATTTCTTGATGCTGAGCCAGAAAGAGATGCTAGAGAGCTAGTAGCAGTGTCTATCAAGTCTATGAGAAGTGAATGTCGAGGAGTCTACGAACTGGAACCTAGGCCTGAAACCTGTCAAGAAGTGAATGGATCATTCAAATCAGTTCAAATGTCATTTGAGGATTGGTCTAAAAGAG TATTGAAGACAGATGGAGATCAACTGAAGTTGCCATCACATCCTCCGGAGGGTTGCCAGCGTACTTCAGAAGCTAGGAAGACTCTATTGTGCTCTTACTGTAACAAAGATGAAAGGGCGACCAAAGTTCTCGTTCTACGGTTGGAAGGTCAAAGGGGTCTTCCAATAAGGGCTTACAATCGGTTGCCTGGTGGTTTTATATTGAAAAATATCGCTCATGATATTGAGAAAATTACTGAAGTCATCATTGTACTCAGTTGCAAGTACTACATGTGTCAATCACACTAG
- the LOC134188938 gene encoding LOW QUALITY PROTEIN: valacyclovir hydrolase-like (The sequence of the model RefSeq protein was modified relative to this genomic sequence to represent the inferred CDS: substituted 1 base at 1 genomic stop codon) — MRALGFEQFSLMGWSDGGNSAVILAASEPEAIRKMVIWGGNSFITDEDMQLXERTKNVDSWSKRHREAMESVYGSGGLREMWSNWSNTIEDIYAQGGDLYKQEVGRVRCPTFLLHGAKDPLVPRLHVDYLKEAFKCPLQYHEFPDGKHNIHLRYADEFNHMVFEFLGSGEH; from the coding sequence ATGCGGGCATTGGGATTCGAACAGTTTTCGTTGATGGGCTGGAGTGATGGCGGCAACAGTGCAGTCATACTGGCTGCCAGTGAACCGGAAGCGATTAGAAAGATGGTGATATGGGGAGGGAACTCGTTCATTACTGATGAGGACATGCAGCTGTAGGAACGGACGAAGAACGTTGACTCATGGAGCAAACGACATCGAGAGGCAATGGAGTCTGTGTATGGCTCTGGTGGCCTCCGAGAGATGTGGAGTAATTGGAGTAATACTATTGAAGATATATATGCCCAAGGTGGAGATCTTTATAAGCAAGAGGTGGGGAGAGTTCGGTGTCCGACTTTCCTTCTACACGGAGCAAAGGATCCACTCGTTCCTCGTTTACACGTTGACTATCTGAAGGAGGCCTTCAAGTGTCCTCTACAGTATCACGAATTTCCTGATGGAAAGCATAACATTCATTTGAGGTATGCAGACGAATTCAATCATATGGTGTTTGAGTTCTTAGGAAGTGGAGAACATTGA